From a single Planctellipticum variicoloris genomic region:
- a CDS encoding PQQ-binding-like beta-propeller repeat protein, with the protein MASGLIAVLASIAPSMAGDWPHWRGPFRNGVVDESLGDVAATWADAAPAWRANVGEGATSPIVVAGRVYVMGWRDGRDTVVCLEASTGRELWNQSYACLKYGRRAVGDEGLYSGPTSSPEFDPATEKLFTLSADGWLNCWDPAREGALVWSRNLYDDYDVPQRPRHGRSGRRDYGYTTAPLAWGDWVIVEVGAGEGTLMAFDQTSGQRVWTSECRDPAGHSGGLVPLTVEGVPCVAVMTYRGLLVARLDAGHEGRTVAEHEWTTDFANNIATPAVHENSVLITSAYNHQAICRLDVDLQGARKVWEQPFASKVCSPIVHDGRITWAWQTMHCLDFASGAERWSGGTFGDAGSCVLTKDGKLIVWGGHGKLALVDAAKGATRYREIAVRDRLARSDVWPHVVLADGRLLCKDREGGIVCFPLKSE; encoded by the coding sequence GTGGCTTCTGGCTTGATCGCAGTTCTGGCGAGCATTGCGCCGTCGATGGCTGGAGACTGGCCGCACTGGCGGGGGCCTTTTCGCAATGGGGTGGTCGACGAGAGCCTGGGGGACGTTGCGGCGACATGGGCCGATGCCGCTCCGGCCTGGCGGGCGAATGTGGGAGAGGGGGCCACATCGCCGATCGTGGTGGCCGGGCGCGTTTACGTGATGGGCTGGCGCGACGGCCGGGATACGGTGGTCTGCCTTGAGGCAAGCACCGGGCGCGAGCTGTGGAATCAGTCTTATGCGTGTCTGAAGTACGGACGTCGGGCTGTCGGCGACGAAGGCCTGTATTCGGGGCCGACTTCGAGTCCCGAGTTCGATCCGGCGACGGAGAAGTTGTTCACGCTCAGCGCCGACGGATGGTTGAATTGCTGGGACCCGGCGCGTGAGGGGGCGCTGGTGTGGAGCCGGAATCTCTATGACGACTACGACGTGCCTCAGCGTCCGCGGCACGGACGATCCGGCCGGCGCGACTACGGTTACACGACCGCTCCGCTGGCATGGGGCGACTGGGTGATCGTCGAGGTCGGCGCTGGCGAAGGAACCTTGATGGCTTTCGACCAGACGAGTGGCCAGCGCGTGTGGACCAGCGAATGCCGCGATCCGGCGGGGCATTCGGGCGGCCTCGTACCGCTGACCGTGGAAGGCGTGCCGTGCGTGGCGGTGATGACGTATCGGGGACTGCTGGTAGCCCGACTCGATGCCGGGCACGAGGGGCGAACGGTGGCGGAGCACGAGTGGACGACCGACTTTGCGAACAACATCGCAACGCCCGCCGTGCATGAGAATTCGGTGCTGATCACCTCGGCCTACAATCACCAGGCGATCTGCCGGCTCGATGTCGACCTGCAGGGAGCCCGAAAGGTCTGGGAGCAGCCGTTTGCGTCCAAAGTCTGCAGTCCGATCGTTCACGACGGACGGATCACCTGGGCCTGGCAGACGATGCATTGCCTCGACTTTGCGTCGGGGGCCGAGCGCTGGTCGGGAGGAACCTTTGGCGACGCCGGTTCGTGTGTGCTGACGAAGGACGGAAAACTGATCGTGTGGGGCGGACACGGCAAGCTGGCGCTTGTTGATGCCGCGAAGGGAGCGACCAGGTACCGCGAAATTGCCGTGCGTGATCGGCTGGCGCGGTCGGACGTCTGGCCGCACGTGGTCCTGGCGGACGGGCGACTGTTGTGCAAAGACCGCGAGGGGGGGATTGTGTGCTTTCCATTGAAGAGCGAATAG
- a CDS encoding NAD(P)H-binding protein, translating into MNRTQAPNSPVVLLTGATGYVGGRLIAEFEKLPVTLRCLARNPEKLRPLVRESTQIVRGDVLDAPSLDAALRGVHTAYYLIHLMSGSNNFEQADRQAATNFGQAARQAGVQRIVYLGGLGDDSDPGLSPHLRSRHEVGEILRESGVETVEFRAGMVIGTGSLSYQLMKSLTDRLPVMICPRWLATATQPVAIDDVLAYLLAARVLPPGTSRIYEIGSPDVVTYGELIREYSRQRGLRRWLIFVPILTPYLSGLWLALVTPATYAIGRHLIEGLKNPTVVRNKRAMQDFAIRPLGVKEAIRRAIEATGE; encoded by the coding sequence ATGAACCGTACCCAAGCGCCGAATTCCCCGGTTGTCCTGCTGACTGGCGCCACCGGTTACGTTGGCGGGCGGCTCATTGCCGAGTTCGAAAAGCTGCCAGTCACCCTGCGTTGTCTGGCCCGAAACCCGGAGAAACTCCGGCCGCTCGTCCGCGAATCGACGCAGATCGTCCGGGGAGATGTGCTCGACGCTCCCTCGCTCGACGCGGCCCTCCGCGGCGTGCATACCGCGTATTATCTCATACACCTGATGTCCGGCTCGAACAACTTTGAGCAGGCAGACCGCCAGGCCGCGACCAACTTCGGCCAGGCCGCCAGGCAAGCCGGCGTCCAACGCATCGTCTACCTGGGGGGATTGGGCGACGACAGCGACCCGGGGCTCTCGCCCCACTTGCGGAGTCGGCACGAAGTCGGAGAGATTCTCCGCGAATCGGGTGTTGAAACGGTCGAGTTCCGCGCCGGGATGGTCATCGGGACGGGCAGCCTCTCCTATCAATTGATGAAGTCCCTCACCGATCGCCTGCCGGTGATGATCTGCCCGCGCTGGCTGGCGACCGCCACGCAACCTGTCGCCATCGACGACGTCCTGGCCTATCTCCTGGCCGCCCGGGTGTTGCCGCCGGGAACGAGCCGCATCTACGAAATCGGCAGCCCGGACGTGGTGACGTACGGCGAACTGATCCGCGAATACTCCCGCCAGCGTGGCCTGCGGCGGTGGCTGATTTTCGTCCCCATTCTGACGCCCTATCTCTCGGGCCTCTGGCTGGCGCTGGTCACCCCCGCTACTTACGCAATCGGCCGCCATCTGATCGAAGGACTGAAGAACCCGACCGTCGTCCGGAACAAGCGAGCCATGCAAGACTTCGCAATCCGTCCGCTGGGAGTCAAAGAGGCCATTCGAAGAGCCATTGAGGCGACCGGCGAATGA
- a CDS encoding DUF1990 family protein — protein sequence MQRFVAAKSGLDYSYAAVGATAHVPPAGFDIDRTRMVLGAGEPTFEAAKLALQRWEQFRLGWVEAWSPVTPLVAGEVVAVMGWAMGLWWRNPCRIVYVIDESGPITRFGFAYGTLPGHVEKGEERFLIEWDRETEEVSYDILAFSRPNHVLTRLGYRLVRRSQKRFGRDSAAAMFRAVRGPAPLPDICQSTG from the coding sequence TTGCAGCGTTTCGTTGCCGCCAAGTCGGGGCTGGACTACAGCTATGCGGCGGTCGGCGCCACGGCCCATGTGCCGCCGGCCGGGTTCGACATTGATCGCACCCGCATGGTGCTCGGCGCGGGGGAGCCGACATTTGAGGCGGCGAAACTTGCTTTGCAGCGCTGGGAGCAGTTCCGGCTGGGCTGGGTGGAGGCGTGGTCGCCTGTAACACCCCTCGTGGCTGGCGAAGTTGTGGCCGTGATGGGGTGGGCGATGGGGCTGTGGTGGCGCAATCCGTGCCGGATTGTCTACGTGATCGACGAATCGGGGCCGATCACCCGCTTCGGTTTTGCGTACGGAACTTTGCCGGGACATGTCGAAAAGGGCGAAGAGCGATTTCTGATCGAGTGGGACCGCGAAACCGAAGAAGTTTCGTACGACATTCTGGCGTTTTCGCGGCCGAACCATGTCCTGACGCGCCTGGGTTACCGGCTGGTGCGCCGCAGTCAGAAGCGGTTCGGACGGGACTCTGCGGCGGCGATGTTCCGGGCCGTGCGCGGACCCGCGCCGCTGCCCGACATTTGTCAGTCGACCGGTTGA
- a CDS encoding 3-keto-disaccharide hydrolase translates to MRSLHSRLLAVSAPVVLLVGGFAVGKEWVSGIVWPEPAVVDPGPVGGPPSDARVLFDGKDLSQWQGGDKWLIENGYAIPQGGGITTKDGFGDCQLHLEWASPEEVKGSGQGRGNSGVYLMGRYEVQILDSYDNKTYFDGQCASLYKTKPPLVNACRKPGEWQTYDILFTAPRFDEQGTLLKPGYVTVLQNGVVVQNHSELLGKTDYESPPSYTKHGDREPIHIQFHGNPVKFRNIWIRELQEPQGVYPE, encoded by the coding sequence ATGCGATCTCTCCATAGCCGTCTGCTGGCCGTTTCGGCTCCCGTCGTCCTGCTCGTCGGCGGCTTTGCCGTCGGCAAGGAGTGGGTCAGCGGCATCGTCTGGCCCGAACCTGCCGTGGTCGATCCCGGTCCCGTCGGCGGACCTCCGTCCGATGCCCGTGTCCTTTTCGATGGCAAAGACCTCTCGCAGTGGCAGGGTGGGGACAAGTGGCTGATTGAAAACGGCTACGCCATCCCGCAGGGGGGCGGCATCACCACTAAAGACGGCTTCGGCGACTGCCAGCTCCACCTCGAATGGGCCTCTCCGGAAGAGGTCAAAGGGAGCGGCCAGGGCCGGGGCAACAGCGGCGTCTATCTGATGGGCCGCTACGAAGTCCAGATCCTCGACTCCTACGATAACAAGACCTACTTCGACGGCCAATGCGCCTCGCTCTACAAGACGAAGCCGCCGCTGGTTAACGCATGCCGCAAGCCGGGCGAGTGGCAGACTTATGACATCCTCTTCACCGCCCCGCGGTTCGACGAACAGGGAACGCTGCTGAAACCGGGCTACGTCACCGTCCTGCAGAACGGAGTCGTCGTTCAAAATCACTCCGAGCTGCTCGGCAAGACCGACTACGAGTCCCCGCCGTCTTACACGAAGCACGGCGACCGCGAACCGATCCATATCCAGTTCCACGGCAATCCGGTCAAGTTCCGCAACATCTGGATCCGCGAGCTGCAGGAGCCGCAGGGGGTCTACCCGGAGTAA
- a CDS encoding response regulator, with amino-acid sequence MHHNLVGRPMEILLVEDSLMFARIAIGALRKAPVHHRLTWLSDGGEALEFLYQRGRYARVPEPDLVLLDLSLPGCDGREILAQLRADDSHRHIPVVIMTASTSASDRAAVEQLDVQGYLTKPLNLDEFVGLIQQLSNLWKEDLIVPGAR; translated from the coding sequence ATGCATCACAATTTGGTCGGCCGCCCGATGGAAATCCTCCTTGTGGAGGACAGCCTGATGTTTGCGCGCATCGCCATCGGCGCTTTGCGCAAGGCTCCCGTCCATCATCGACTGACCTGGCTCTCCGACGGCGGCGAGGCTCTGGAATTTCTCTATCAGCGCGGACGCTACGCCCGCGTCCCCGAGCCCGATCTCGTGCTGCTCGACCTGAGCCTCCCCGGCTGTGACGGTCGCGAAATTCTCGCGCAGCTCCGGGCCGACGATTCTCACCGTCATATTCCTGTCGTCATCATGACGGCGTCGACCAGCGCCTCCGATCGCGCCGCGGTCGAGCAGCTCGACGTCCAGGGCTACCTCACCAAGCCCCTCAATCTCGACGAATTCGTCGGGCTGATTCAGCAGCTCAGCAACCTCTGGAAAGAGGATCTGATCGTCCCCGGCGCCCGCTGA
- a CDS encoding alpha/beta hydrolase, whose product MTVPRRLPAIIAALSLCALFSDAEVQAQNPAPQRLALPRGFVAEHDVKYVPDGDAAQALDIYYPETLSDKPLPLLVWVHGGGWQGGSKSQVPYLAQLRRGYVVASVEYRFSQKAKFPAQIQDCQAAIRWLRANAKKYSIDPGKIGVGGGSAGGHLVALLGTSGGKNVFPKIGGNDDQSDRVQAVCDIFGPTDFWTVIQQAEADPNVKNIFKWNNGDPYSLLIDAKLGEDKEKCDAVSPVQYVSADNPPFLILHGDHDTLVPYAQSVELEDLLKKAGVEVTLQRLPGAGHGGASFGLPGLAKLANAFFDKHLKGVEARIEALPAEEVTVPAKPAEKK is encoded by the coding sequence GTGACCGTCCCCCGTCGATTGCCAGCGATCATCGCCGCCCTCTCGCTCTGCGCTCTGTTCTCCGACGCTGAAGTCCAAGCCCAGAATCCCGCGCCGCAACGGCTGGCGCTCCCCAGGGGATTTGTCGCCGAGCACGACGTCAAGTACGTTCCCGACGGGGACGCGGCCCAGGCCCTCGACATTTACTATCCCGAGACGCTCTCCGACAAACCGTTGCCGCTGCTGGTGTGGGTGCACGGCGGCGGCTGGCAGGGCGGGAGCAAGTCGCAGGTGCCGTACCTGGCCCAGTTGCGGCGGGGCTACGTCGTGGCCAGCGTGGAGTATCGCTTCAGCCAGAAGGCGAAGTTCCCGGCCCAGATTCAGGACTGCCAGGCGGCGATTCGCTGGCTGCGGGCCAACGCAAAGAAGTACAGCATCGATCCGGGGAAGATCGGCGTCGGGGGCGGCTCGGCGGGTGGTCATCTGGTGGCGCTGCTGGGAACCAGCGGCGGCAAGAACGTCTTTCCGAAGATCGGCGGCAACGACGATCAGTCCGATCGCGTCCAGGCGGTCTGTGACATCTTCGGCCCGACCGATTTCTGGACGGTCATCCAGCAGGCGGAGGCCGACCCGAACGTCAAGAACATCTTCAAATGGAACAACGGCGATCCGTACTCCCTGTTGATCGACGCGAAGCTGGGCGAAGACAAGGAGAAGTGCGACGCGGTCAGCCCGGTGCAGTATGTCAGCGCGGACAATCCCCCATTCCTGATTCTGCACGGCGACCACGACACGCTGGTGCCGTACGCGCAGAGCGTGGAGCTGGAAGATCTCCTGAAGAAGGCGGGCGTGGAAGTCACGCTGCAGCGACTGCCAGGGGCCGGCCACGGCGGAGCCTCGTTCGGCCTGCCGGGGCTTGCGAAGCTGGCGAATGCGTTTTTCGACAAGCACCTGAAGGGCGTGGAGGCGAGGATTGAAGCGCTGCCGGCAGAGGAGGTCACGGTGCCGGCGAAGCCGGCAGAGAAGAAGTGA
- a CDS encoding helix-turn-helix transcriptional regulator has translation MLAARLTDARKSCGLTEEAAAEHLGCSHATLIAIEQGTRPPKPEELLSLAELYGCRVHDLVRSGEPFQRFGEDCSRREGFPDRDTFLAVQAYDRGDLSEGQLAGLLGCNRVTARETVERFRTAVGLTGTCDDQQGLPESQQ, from the coding sequence TTGCTTGCCGCCCGTCTCACCGACGCCCGCAAATCCTGCGGACTCACCGAGGAAGCCGCTGCCGAGCATCTCGGCTGCAGCCACGCCACGTTGATCGCCATCGAACAGGGAACCCGGCCACCCAAGCCCGAGGAACTCCTCTCCCTCGCCGAACTGTATGGCTGCCGCGTCCACGATCTGGTTCGATCGGGCGAGCCCTTCCAGCGATTCGGCGAGGACTGTAGCCGCCGCGAAGGCTTCCCTGATCGCGACACGTTTCTCGCCGTCCAGGCCTATGACCGCGGCGACCTGAGCGAGGGTCAGCTTGCCGGCCTGCTGGGCTGCAATCGGGTGACGGCCCGCGAAACCGTCGAACGCTTTCGGACCGCGGTCGGACTGACTGGCACCTGCGATGATCAGCAGGGGCTGCCTGAATCGCAGCAGTAG
- a CDS encoding PIN-like domain-containing protein, protein MKGLFPQFEEPSAKDHKSIWGEALFVFDTNVLLNLYRYQLPTRNELLGILDGLSDRIWIPHHVALEFQRNRLTVIADQNRRFADVRKAVEKARSGLITDLEALQLRTRHSSINPQPIIDTITKVVSDFLAELDQLRASQQVLSAHDPLKNRIEDLFITKVGAAPHSQNDIDDLYKQAEIRFKRKTPPGYADGSKDKDAVSEYVAGGVVYQRRYGDFLVWMQILAYAKEASHRSVVFVTDDAKEDWWLKVDEDGSKTIGPRPELIEEAALSAGIQSFLMYSPESFLKYAGKFLETQVSDDVLQEVRDVSTHRSMQSDDAFERIPFSARAESAVCEWLIRLYSQLEIGSGSAPEIIAFRDDSRDAFYVMAAGSSPFMAKRLRGKLLKATVAIHEKRFANVTIVLVASTPRRTRDLPRVIAGLATDDIPNSLRFVTGVIVRNRSGVEELEVFSEFSIAECRSER, encoded by the coding sequence GTGAAGGGCCTCTTCCCGCAGTTTGAGGAACCGTCAGCCAAAGACCACAAATCCATTTGGGGAGAGGCTCTGTTCGTGTTCGACACGAACGTTCTTCTCAATCTCTACCGCTACCAGCTTCCCACTCGCAACGAGCTGTTGGGCATCCTTGATGGGCTTTCAGACAGAATCTGGATCCCTCACCATGTCGCTCTTGAGTTTCAACGGAATCGACTGACAGTTATTGCCGATCAGAATCGCCGCTTTGCTGATGTCCGAAAGGCCGTCGAGAAAGCTCGCTCCGGTTTGATTACCGACCTTGAAGCGCTTCAACTGCGAACTCGCCACTCGTCAATCAATCCGCAACCTATCATCGATACGATTACGAAGGTAGTCAGCGATTTCTTGGCAGAGTTGGACCAACTCAGAGCTTCGCAACAAGTTCTCTCGGCTCATGATCCACTAAAAAATCGAATTGAAGACCTCTTTATCACAAAAGTTGGTGCTGCACCACACTCGCAGAATGACATCGACGATCTATACAAACAGGCCGAGATTCGCTTCAAACGGAAGACTCCGCCGGGATATGCGGATGGAAGCAAGGATAAGGACGCAGTTTCCGAGTATGTAGCAGGAGGAGTCGTCTACCAGCGGCGCTATGGCGATTTTCTCGTTTGGATGCAGATCTTGGCGTACGCAAAGGAGGCCTCCCACCGTTCCGTCGTATTTGTCACGGACGATGCGAAGGAGGATTGGTGGCTCAAAGTCGACGAAGACGGCTCCAAAACCATCGGACCGCGACCCGAATTGATTGAAGAAGCAGCGCTTTCTGCCGGAATTCAGTCATTCCTGATGTATTCTCCCGAAAGCTTTCTCAAGTACGCCGGAAAATTCTTAGAGACCCAAGTATCAGACGACGTACTGCAAGAAGTACGCGATGTATCTACGCATCGTTCGATGCAAAGCGACGACGCCTTTGAGAGGATTCCATTCTCAGCGCGTGCGGAATCGGCCGTGTGCGAATGGCTAATTCGACTATATAGTCAACTTGAGATCGGTTCTGGCAGCGCTCCTGAAATCATTGCGTTTCGTGACGATTCTAGGGATGCGTTTTACGTAATGGCGGCCGGATCGTCGCCATTTATGGCGAAACGACTTCGTGGAAAGCTATTGAAAGCCACGGTTGCGATTCACGAGAAAAGGTTTGCTAACGTTACGATTGTTCTTGTTGCTTCAACTCCGCGACGCACGCGTGACCTGCCAAGAGTCATCGCGGGGTTGGCGACGGATGACATCCCAAACTCATTACGGTTCGTCACAGGAGTAATCGTTCGAAACAGAAGTGGTGTTGAAGAGCTTGAGGTATTTTCTGAGTTTTCGATTGCAGAGTGTCGCTCCGAACGTTGA